A portion of the Pseudomonas sp. PSE14 genome contains these proteins:
- a CDS encoding cell division protein ZapA has protein sequence MSGDGVRVLRILGREYSVRAPAGEERRLQDAAALLQAEIAASKKKFPYVTSNELMVLSALNLCARQLGDEVPERDDADAVERIAALNRRILDHLQRQD, from the coding sequence ATGAGTGGCGACGGCGTCCGCGTCCTGCGCATCCTCGGACGCGAATACAGCGTCCGTGCGCCGGCCGGTGAAGAGCGCCGGCTGCAGGATGCGGCCGCGCTGTTGCAGGCGGAGATTGCCGCCAGCAAGAAGAAATTCCCCTACGTCACCAGCAATGAATTGATGGTGCTCTCCGCGCTCAACCTCTGCGCCCGCCAGCTTGGCGACGAGGTCCCGGAGCGTGACGATGCGGACGCCGTGGAGCGTATCGCCGCCCTCAACCGCCGGATTCTCGATCACCTGCAGCGGCAGGATTGA